GCCTTGGGGACTGTTACCTCTACAGCTTTCACTTCGTCCCGGAATACCGGGAGCTTGAAGTAGTCCTTGGCTTTGCCCAGCCAGACTACCCGCTCGTCACCGCTGATGGGATTCTTTGTTTTCTCGTAGGCCATGCCTTTGAAGGGCTTGTCTGCGTAGACAGAAAGATCCGGCTCGTCGTTGGCTTTCCAGGCCAGAACCTGGGTCCTGGGGCGGCGTTTCCGGTCGCTGGCGATGGCTTTCTGCAGTGCGCTGCTGTGCTCCGCCACAGAGGCTAGAGCAGCCTTGATCAGTACATAGGTGCCGAGAACGCGTTGGCGGTAAGGTTTGAGCGAATGGTTCTCTACCAGAACGGTGGGTGTGTGGCGCAGGTCGCCGAGACCGTTTGAGAAACGTGGGCTGGCTGTCCAATGGCTGATGCCATCGGAGAACTCGTCGTAGTTGACTCCGAAGATCAGCGGCCCCGGAATATGGCCGGCTTCCTTGAGGGCGGAGTCGATATCGCCCTGCAGCTGTTGTTCCAGCCAGGTAGCGATTGCGGGGGAGTCGCTGGCGAAAGCGCCGTTGTAACCGTAGGTGATGTCGTACTGGTAGTCCTCACCATCGGTGACGTGGATATCGAGATATAGCTCTGGCTGGTAGTCGTTGATGATGTCCATCACTGCACGCAGTTCCGGCGTGTCCAGCTTGGTGTAATCGCGGTTGAGATTCAGGTTGTTGCCGTTGGTGCGCCAGCCTGCATTTTCCGGTCCCCGTTGATTCATGCGGGTATAGGGGCCGGCGCGTTCGTGGCCATCCACATTGAGAATCGGGATGATCAGCAGATTTGCGCGTTCCACCAGCCGCTGCAGCTCCTGATCGCCATTGATGTAATCCCGGAGCAACATAAAGCTCGCATCCTTGCCGTCAATCTCACCGGAGTGGATTCCGGCCTGGGCGAGCAGGGTAGGTTTGCCGTTGTTGCGCGGGTCACTGCCATCGGCGCTGAGGGTGATCAACTGGATGGCGCGGCCACTGCTGGCGTGGCCAATATCTTCAACGCGGATATCTTTACTCGCTGCGGCGAGCTTTTCTGCGAAGGCTCGGGTGGCGGTGTAATCGGGGGTAGTTTTGAAGCCGGTTGCCTCCGCTGGTGTCACCCATTGTCCTTCGCTGACAATCAGTTGCTCGGAGGCGCCTTGCCAGGGCAGTAGCGGCGGTAAGGGCGCCTGGATAGAAGGGATGGAATCTGCAGCCATTGCACCGCCGCCGATAGAGAAAAGGGCGATACCGCCAATGAGTGCTGTTGTCAGGTGATTCCGTTTATGCGTTGGTTGGGCGCGAAAGAAGTTGCTTTTCATACCGGGCGGGGTCTCTGCTTTTTTTCGAAAAGGGGTTGACTTACTTTTTTCAGGCAATATGCTTGCCGGCAATTATTAACGCACACTCTGTGTGCCCGTCAAAGGAGCCATGAAATGTACAACCCGAGATTAATCAACAAATCGAACTGATTTACCTTTCATGCGCTCGAGCTTGAAAGGTGTCAGAAAATCGATGCCTTTCAAGCCGGAACTTCCTGAAGCCCTGGCTTGTGCCGGGGCTTTTTCGTTTCTGATACCGAGCATTCGGTAATCTATCTGGAAACACCGCCTGGTACTCGGAAAGGCATTTCCAAGCTATAAATCGTGGAGAAATCCAGGGAATCATTATGCCTGTAAAAATGGTACTGAACAGCAATGCACCGCCGAATACCGTGCCGGTAAAAATCTATACCGAGGATGTGGAAGCGGCAGCATTGCAACAACTTAAAAACATCGCCCAGTTGCCGATTGTGCATTCTCACGTGGCGGCCATGCCGGACGTGCATATGGGGATTGGTGCAACGGTAGGGTCTGTAATTCCCACCCTCGGCGCCATTAT
The Microbulbifer celer DNA segment above includes these coding regions:
- a CDS encoding M14 family metallopeptidase, encoding MKSNFFRAQPTHKRNHLTTALIGGIALFSIGGGAMAADSIPSIQAPLPPLLPWQGASEQLIVSEGQWVTPAEATGFKTTPDYTATRAFAEKLAAASKDIRVEDIGHASSGRAIQLITLSADGSDPRNNGKPTLLAQAGIHSGEIDGKDASFMLLRDYINGDQELQRLVERANLLIIPILNVDGHERAGPYTRMNQRGPENAGWRTNGNNLNLNRDYTKLDTPELRAVMDIINDYQPELYLDIHVTDGEDYQYDITYGYNGAFASDSPAIATWLEQQLQGDIDSALKEAGHIPGPLIFGVNYDEFSDGISHWTASPRFSNGLGDLRHTPTVLVENHSLKPYRQRVLGTYVLIKAALASVAEHSSALQKAIASDRKRRPRTQVLAWKANDEPDLSVYADKPFKGMAYEKTKNPISGDERVVWLGKAKDYFKLPVFRDEVKAVEVTVPKAFYIPRHDALVISRLKAHGIQLGKPKRESATLTRFSISEPEFAEAPFEGHLRVNAKFTKENIETSLANYIEVSTDQPLGEVAVALLDPRGPDSFFQWGFFNQSFQRTEYAEPYALVPLAEKMLAQDPKLKKAFEERLQDKSFADDPRARLAFFYERSRYYDQAYMKYPVLMQY